The DNA sequence CCGATGATCAAATTAGCTTATTCTGAAGTAATGGGGATGAGAGGGTTCTGAGTGAGGGGAGTCTAATCCTTATGTAGACGTCGAGGACTAGCTTTTAGACTTGGGCAATCGGGGGAACCACccataatttttttagaaaatatttatatttttaaatattttaaaaaataatatattcttttttaaaatatatattttaatttaaaaatacttaaaatattccttaaaaaattctcatattttttattaatttttaagtcGCAAAATGGTTTCATTTAATTCATGATTGAagctaaaaaatatttaaattatttattatatttgattTTAAGTAGACTTTTCTGATGACCAAAACCCTATAACaggtcaaaaatattataataaactaaaatataaaaataaataaaaatactatttaagaaaataaaataaaatgagataCCAATTGAAAAATACCCTGTTTATAAAAAAATCTCCCATAAAGAAAGAATCACATGTATATAATATCCGAAACGAAGTACTCTTTTGTCCATCTTATCCACAGATAAGGCACATCGAGTCACGCTTCTAAACACGCTGCATGCTTGCTAGATTGTCTTGAAGTGGTATCACATATAGGCCAAAAAAGATCACTTTGATCCCAACAAAATCCCTCTTAGAGAGAGTCGAGATTAGAATCCCAAAGCTGAGCATCCACAATACTCGCACACGCGATTTTGATCGGAGCGTCAAAGAACGATTGAAGGGGTGAAAGCAGCGTTTACTACTATTATTCTCTGGAAAGATGGTTTTAGATCATGTACAGTGAGTGTGGAAAGAAGCAAAAGGAAGCAATTAGGGTGGTGGGCTTGCTGACCCCGCCGGAAATCACCATCTGATCTTGTCAACTTGGAAAAGACCGTGGAGTAGTAGACCTCACCATCACAACAATGGTGACGGTAAGATCTTATCGCGTGATCAACTTATCTACAAGCACGACATATTTCACCCTTTCTGTCATGGCAGCTGGATTGCACTCGAAGGCGTAAAGAAGAGGGAAGAAGATAGGACAGGTGGTGAAGGTTGCTGGTCTTACTTGTCGTAAAGATCATCCGAGATGCACTGTTATTGATGAAACGAAAGGAGAAGAAGACGCAGGGAGACAGCTAGGATACTACAAGTAGACAAGTTGATCCAATGCAAGAAACTCAACTAGCGTCAAGCGCTACCTGCTGTCAAAAGAACAAACACGAAGCATCCATGTCGCAGAAGACCATATGAGAGAAGATAGGTCCATATGTGTACaccgagagggagagagagagagagagacttgttTATTTTGTAGGATTAGATGCAGCAGCTTAGGACTGTCTTGTTCTTCTGCAAGGAGCTTGCCATGCCTTGCAGAAGCAAAACCTGTGACAAGCTCAACTCACTGTCCTGTAAGAAGAGAGCGAGAGAGGGTTGCATCTGCCGCAGCCGCTGAGGTTGAAGCTCCTAGGCTCCCCTCTTTCCTCAAAACGGAGCAGTTGAGGTTCTTTGGAGCTTCCGCTTCTTGGCGGCAGGTGGCTGAGCCGCCATCGTCTGCTTAAGCAACTGCGCAAGCAAAAGGAGGACATGAGCGGGCGAGAAAGTACAGTAGGATCCTGCACATAGGAGACTAAGGTAGCCTTCTCTTGCGGACGCAGACTCATGGAAGGTCCCTGTTGTTGggtctatggattacctcctcgtACATGAGCTTTAGCTTCctgttctcttccaaaagatgcTCTACTGCCATCTCCAGCTCGCTCGTATAAGCCTGTTTAGGAACTCTTAAGAGACTGCAGAATTCAGAGAAGAGCCAAGAGAGAAAGAGGGACGAGGATCATGCCTGTTTCCTGGCTCTGGACCGAGCAGCCGACTCCCGGTTCTTGATCATTCGCTTCTTCCGCCCGTCGACGACGGTGCCGTCGCCGTTCTCGAAGGCCCCGTTCCTGATCATCGCGGACCCAGCGGAGCAGCTGGAGAAGGAGCCGTCGCTGTTGCTGCAGTTggaatttgggctgaggcagtcgaGGAACTGGCCGGACCCGAGGCTGAGGGTGGCGGGGCGGCGAACGCAGCATGTGGGAGGGATCGGATCCGCCACCCTGAAGGCCCCGGAGAGGAAGTCCTGCAGGGTGACGCCGGCGACGTAGGTGGAGGTGGACGTGGGATTGGAGTCGTGATGGTAGTGGAGCGAGAGGGGAGGCGTGGAGGGCATGTCTTGGTTGAGGCTGCTGAGGCTGATGTCCTTCCACACCTCCACCTCCTCCATCGCCTTCCCTGGGGTCTGGGACGGCGCCatagacgaggaggaagaggtcaTCGGAGAGGAGCCTACTCCACCACTCATGGCAACACACAGAGACTggctttgatatatatatatatatatatatatatatatatatatatatagagagagagagagagagagagagagagagagagagagagagagagagaggcgtaaTAGTAAGCAAGCTTCTGGCTTcttcttgtttttgtttgttGTTCCGTCTTGCACAAAGTGGAGCCCTGCGAGGGCAATTAACGTACCGGGGATCACGTGGAGAAGGCGTCCTGCGGCCTCCAGCCTCATGATTTTGCTACGGCCATCGCCTGCCACGGACAGGGAAGCAGCATTCTAAAAATGAGTATGGCCTGGTTAACTTCTTTTGGGTTGGCCGAGGGGGCAGCCGGAGTACGTGGGGTATGACACGTCCGTAGCTCTGCGTGGGGCCGTGGCATGCTTTATCCACAGAGCGGGAAGGAGATGAGGACCGTCAAAGGCAAAGAAAGACAGGGGAGACAGAGGGAATCTGAGGTCGCCGTAGGATGGCACTCACTACGGGATGTTTGATATCTGATGCAGCGGCATGTGTGTCAAAGACAAAAAGCTCAAACAAACATATTAATTAAAATGGTATCACGGAAATCTGATACAGTAAAGAGTAGCATGCGTGTCTGACAAAAATGGTAATCCTTTTTTTCACTGTTTTCTTTAAGATTAAATATGAGAGATGAAATCTTCTAGCGTTCACCGGATTAGAATTTTGATACAGTACAATAATTGAGGAGGTTCTCATTCCCAAATCGAATACCGGTGTGTGCATGGACGCAAATTACACTCTCCCCTTTGGGTGGTGAGATGACAGTACTAAGGACCACTAAAGGGTCACTGTGGGATTATATTGATAAATCCAGCAATTTACCTCATGCTTATTTACATCACATGGCCTCAGAAGCCTGACATGTGATAAGATGTGACAAGCTTCACATGACCTAATACAATTTTTTTTGTGCCATTATCACAGATCTGCTAGCTGTTGAGCATGCTTGTAACAAATCATCTACGGAAAGAAATCCGGAAGGGTCTATTTGCAAGAGGAATAACTATTATGCGTTGATTTGGACTCAATTTACCCGCACATTCTATTTAAAGTTGCATTCAAATGGTCTAAACTTGCCCCTGAAAGAGTGGTTACCTGTCTCATGAGTGTGATCTTCCATGACGGTTTGTCTGCTAGGCTTGCTCAGGTCTCTTCCATCAGCGAAAACAAATCCACACGTTTCCAGCAAATCATCTTTGAAGACAAATATTCTGCAACTCCATGGATGATTACACAAACGGTAATATGCATAAGATATACGACAGATCTCAGCCTGTGTTGTGGATAATCTATCTATTCAATCCATCAAATAATTTGAGGCGATTATTTGCAGCTGCAATTAAAGAATAATAGGTATATGTAATGTAACCATGACAGTATTGGAAACTATAACCATGCCCGCAGATTCAGCTCTGGGGAGATGAGAACCGCTATGCGCCGCTGATTAAAATCCATTTCTTACCCCCCAACAACGGTGGTATGTGACAGCAAAAGGCTGGGGATTCAGAAAGCCCATCCCAAGGAGCCATGCCAATGAGTACCGCCAATCCGAAACCTCCTTTCCACTATATGGTAGTAGCAGTTCAACCTAGAGATAATTGACTGGAAGTTAAATCTCTCAAATTCTTTCTTCGTTTCTGTCATTTTTTTCCCCCTTCTTTCTTGGTTGATGCCCATTTGCAGCCAAGGCAAAGACCTCAACTAATGGCTCTCAACAATCAATCCTTTTCACATTCTCTGGTTCTGACTCATGCATTCGAATTTCAATGAGTCTCTCCTggctaatctttccatagttctgACTGATTGGGACGACTGACCGGTCTCCATCTTCAGTAAGAGAATCCTGCATCTAGTTGTTGAAACTTCCAGGTGCTGATCTACTTCAAAGTACCTCATTATGAATCTGACAAGTACTATTGGGGGGTTCCCACAAGTCTTAACTCATACTATGATGGGAAGAACCCTCGTCTAGTCCAAAAGTATGCATGTGAGCAATGACTGAATCATAGCCTGGTGTTAGTGGAGATTGGGAACCAGAAGCAAGATCATACTGATTTGGGGTTGGTGGCATCATCCATTTCATCCAATCACCACGTTTCCTTATTTTCTCACCCTGCATCAGATTGCATCAACAACTGCAGAAGTTAGCATATGGCCCAAATAAATTTACGCAAGTGTAAAACAAATTACTTAttagcaaggtatgcaatttcaaataataccgcccgatacgggcggtacgtaccggtccgtcagtttATCGGTACACGAACTGCTCGTTACCAGatggaacgatatatatatatatatatatatatatatatatataaggtgacatcacgtcgcctttttcggcgatGTTGCCGAGGCAACGTGATGTCACCTTTTTCGGtgacgtcgccttatatataagaatatttatatataaatatatataatcttatatatataaaaataagacgacatcaccttttataaaaatattatatatatatatatatatacatatatatatatacatacatatatatatatacatacatatatatataccgaacgatataccgctcggtatacagtttcgtaccgtaacgagcgaacgtcgaaactccgttaCGATACGAAATTTCATACCTTGTTTTTTAGTATCCTTCTATTTTGCAGCTGCATAAGAATAACCACAATGGCAgtaacatattggaaattggcATTGATCAAGACTTGGCAAAGGCACCTACTTATGACTATCCTATGTACAGGAATATAAAGCatatacaaataagaagaaaTAAAATGAAAAGTTGTAAGCTGTACCTGCACTTCTACCACTGTTGAACCTCGTACAGCATCCAATATATGTGGCATGTCCCTTGTCAACTGTTTGACCTGCAGGAAACGAAACACAAACAATTCCATTTGTGATTAAAATATGGACGAAATGGAAGAAGATCCAGCAAATGACTAAAGCATATTAACAAAACTATCCAGATCCTATAAATAATGGTTTTCTCCAGCCTTCCATAAAACACAGCTAGCACAGCTAGTCAACATAATATGTTGATCATGCCTAATAAGAATCCTGCCCAATATAAATTCATTTATATAAAGTCAAACCAAAACTTTAGTAGATAGCTATCACAGATGAGGACGGTTAGCTACCCAAAAGTCAATTTGCACTATTGTCAAAACAAACAGACTGCTAAAACCAGTTCAAAACTTGGTAATAGTCTcactaaaataagaaaatattcaaTGACAGTAAGACAAAATTATCCTTCCATAACCCAGGAAAGAATAATATGGACATGAACAAGCAGAAAGTTAAAAGAACATAGAAAGCTTCAACATAATCCAGGTATTAAATTTTGTAAAGAGCTGTGCGATCCTTCTTGCAGCTGAACAAGACAGGCGGCACCCGCATCCCTTTTGTCAGTATAGACACCGGCCTCACAGCCAAACTTTTTGACAGATCAAATCCAAAATGTAATGAATATAAAAAAGCTTTGATATAATGTGACCCATGATAGGACCTGCACTGCAATTTTTCCCAAGTGTCATAAAAATCCTCCGTCCCATAGTTGTTTGAACCAAACTAGATTAGATGATCGGACCAGAAAAATTGAGAAATGAACCATTGGTCAGTCTCATCCACTTATCGATAAAAACTCAAAATAAGCCAGCTATCTGACcagttttaaattttttaatatagctAAAATTACTTACAAACCCTTCCCTTAAACCTTCTTACCATTTATTTTAGAGGGAAGTTATGTTAATTTTAAATTAGGATTAAAGTGAGAAAGAAAATACCCTTGCTTATCTGATCATTCCTCTCCTACCTCCTCTTCCTTCGATCCCCTCCACCTCCTTGTCTTCATTTGACCACCCTTCTCTCTCCACCCTTTCTATCTCGTTTGTCTCGTCTCCCTTTGGCCATCCATCTCCTTACATCTTCCCTCATACATTGTCTATTTCTCTTTACTCAGCAACTCCTTTACTACCAGCCACTCCTCTTTCTTCAACAAGGTCTTTCTATCGACCACTCCTCTTTCTTCAATAATGTCATTCTTCAGCCGCTCACATTTCCATGGCCATCTACTTTGTTGCTATAGCTTCTTGTTGTATTTCACCATATTAGAGGTATTAAAAACTTGAATATGATATGGAATGGACTTCTGTGGGGTAGAACTACATGACAGTTTGATAACTAGAAACTATAATTTTGATCTTTAAGTTCATATGTATTTGATATTTGAGTCATGATAATTATGCTGCATGTATTTATTTCATATTGCTGAACAATTTATTTTTGTTTGGACTActgtaattattttttaaaaaaattatcatgctttTTTTTTGTTAAGATTTATGCTTATAATATTAGTTgatgttattttttattattcgcATTTATGTTTaagattgttctttttttttattaaaatagatacttttaggtttttaaaataatttctaatactataaataattttatatatttttaaataattttttaaatagacATATAGTTTGACCCGTTGGCATACTGATGCAACTAGTGACCCAAGGCTTGACTATAATATTTTGTAGTTTGGTTACGATAACTATGTTACATATTGTAATCAAAGCTAGCTGATAAACAAGAGAGAGAGTGCGAATAGGCTTACCACTGATACAACTCAGTGTTGACAACAATACCAGGTGACACACAGTGTGGAACTAGACCAAGTAAAACTATTCAGTGTGGTCAAACAAGCATACAACAGTCGATACAGACCAATCTAACTAAAATTATAATCCTTGGTCGTAGGAATGTCTAGGTTCAATATATTTGTAGTCAATGCTTATATATCTATGTTTTTCAATTAGACATGAATTTTGATAAATGAAACAATGCTTCATTGGGTTAGATGTTACTTAGTAATATTTCTAATCTCTATCATGAATAATTTTCCACCACCTAGTCTATTATTTCTTCATTTCATAGTTTCTACCTCTCACCTTATCATTACCCTTATCCTATTTGTACCTATTTTTCTTACATTAACAGCAATCTCCTTTGCCGCTCTTGCATCACTCTctttaataagcatgttttacataCAAAACCAAACCACAAAACCTTAAACCCTTGCATCTAATATTATTacaaaactttgaattcaaattgcCACCTAAAAAGGACCTGATGACAATCTCAAAACTCTCTCAAAGAAGCAATGGAGGGTAAGAGAGAAGTTTAAGTAGGAGTTGGCTGCACGACAAGAAAAAACACTAGCCCCATGcgttgtcttggttttgagtcgCAACTTAGATAGTTTAGTAGCTAGGAATAAAGAAAATTTTGGTTCCTTAGGATAGGTTAAATAATCTTTAGTACAAGGTAAGCAATACCAAATAATACCATCCGGTAtgcgcggtacgtaccggtccgacggtataccggtacgcggatcgcccgttaccggacggaacgaataataatattaaaataaattatatatatatatatataatttaaataaacgaggcgacgtcgccccgcgtggggaaggaaaaggcgacgtcgccgaggcgatgcaacgtcggcttttaaataaataaaaaatatatatataaatataaatatatatatatatatatatatatatatttatatattatttaaataaatgaggcgacgtcaccgaggcgatgcgacgttggcttttaaataaataaataaatatatatatatatatatatatatatatatatatatatatatatatatatatatataatataccgaacggtataccgagcggtataccgttccgtaTCATACCGAGcgatcgtcgaaactccggtacaatACGAAATTTCAGACCTTGCTTTAGTAAGAGAAAACTAAATTAGGGACTACGGTGTAAAATAAAGCAAAAATAGAGGGGATATGGTATTAGACTATGTGACTTTGGGcaatgagcagcaagtgtttcctATAGTTGCATCAGATGATTTTACTTGGACAATATTGTAAATTATCGTATGTTTCTAAAATCATGCAAGAGAAAACTTACCATacaatttttttgttataattataTGAATACTTACAATATAACAATATGCTTAGCATGAATTACCACACCGGCACTCTGAGCATGGTATCCCACTTTGTCAGCAAAGGACTGCGCTCTTCTTTAGCATTAAATGTGTTACTTCAAGTTATACCAGAACAAAGAATAGAAAATTGAGTCAAAGCATCTGTTCTTTATTTTCTATATAATGCAAAACAGAAATGACGAAAAAGAATGTTTTAGTCTTTCAAATTACTTACCAGCAATAGGGACAAGTGAAAAGTGGTAAGcaaaaccaaacaagaaaaagatATCGAAGTAGTTTAAAACAACTCACCCGATTAAAGCTAGCAATTAAGGAGATAGGAACCCAACCTTGATCATCCATATTCCTTCGCAGGAAAAGGTCCTTGCAAAGATTATCAGGACTATAAACGCAAACAAGTTAATACATAGATATTGAATTGCACTAGAAAATCTTAGTTAGCCATAGAGACTCTTGTAACACCTGAAATAGTATTCTATCTGTTTGACCAACATGAAGCGCTGATGATCTGCTGGAGGAAGAAACATTGCTGGGGGATTCATATGGGGCAGTTGATGGGCAATGAAAGGCATGCTTCTAAGTGTGTCAGTAGGTGGAGGTGGCGGCAGATAATAAAGAGCAGAATGAAATTCTGGTATCATGAAGATTATCAAAACTACAAAACCCACATGACAAAGTAAAGAACCTATATCAGAGGCACTGCATACCAGGGTAGCCCAAGGGGCTCACGAAAGGCCGAAAATATGGTGGCATGCCAACAAAAGGTGCCGTGGTGGGCGGTGGAGGTGCTCGAATGAATGGTTGTGACTGTCCCCGCTGTTGAGGCAGTGGCATCAACATGTGTGAATCTCTACCACTAAAACCTCGAGGACCACTCCAGTCATAGCCACCCTGCTCCTGATCGCGCCGGCTACCGTGGCGCCTATGGTGGGCATTTCCCCTTTTGTTGCCACCATAACCGCTTCTCTGGTTATTGCTGCCGCTTTGCAGCTGCGGCAAGAACTCATCTCTCCTATGCCGACCCAAATTGCTATTACCGTGGTCGGCAATACCCTGCGGAGAAGATCCCTGAGATGTGTCTACACTGACTGGAGGCATCTCTGAAATAAAATGAGGTTCTTGAGATGCTCCAGGACCATGATTAGCTGCTGAACTGCTGCCAGTGCCACCACGTCTCTTCATTAAATTAGGGCTCGAATTAGGCCCCTGGCGACCAAGAGCATCATGATCCTGGGAAGAAATTGGGTTTGTGCTCTTAGCATTTAGCTTCATCTGGGAAGAAGCGATCATAGATCCCTAATAACACGCGCAAAAGGGTCACTCTACATTAATATTTAATACACAAAAAGAACTTCTCATCTAAGAAATAACAACGATTTGTTCAAAGAGCACGGGATCGCACCAGGGCAGCAGCGGCCGATGGTCCATCCGAGAGAGCCATCAACGAGTCCAAAGAGGAGGATCTGATAGACACCCTCGACGCGGACTCTGGGAGCGAGGGCCAACAGTCCGCTCCCATCACCGGACCCGCCTCGCTAGCTCCATTGGCCGGCACGCTCCAAGCCGGCGTCCACCCGCGATCTCCGGCCGCATTGCCGCCGTTCCTGTGCTCCTCGCTCTCCGCCGTCCGCCAGCCGACGGCGGCATCGCAGGTCTCCCCGGGCGGCGAGGACCGCTCGGGGGGTTCCGGAGCAGGGTTCCACGCCGCGTCGGCAGAGAAAGGGGAGGGAAGAGATGCCTGCGACATGATCGGGGACGCCTAGGTTGCACCGGGCGACGCGAGGTGAGGAAcggcgaagagagagagagagatgagggtTTAAAGGAGGACGGAGGAAACTTCGGAGGGCTTTACTGCGAAAGCCACCGGCAATGCTCGTGCCCTCTCTTTTCTCAAAGATtctgcggagagagagagagagagacgaagggAAGAAGAATCTCGCGGCGCTTCTCTCTCCTCGATTCCTTCGTTTCGTTTGGGAGAAAGGGGAGGAGTTGTTACGCAACGTACAGCGGTGGCAGGAAAGGAACGGGGAAACGTCTCCTGGGGCGTTTCACGTATTTACCTTCTGCCCCCGTTCTTTGTCGCACATGGTTTGGTTTGGACGGGTTCGGTCGGACTGGGTCGAGCCAATTCGGTCAACATCAGGTTCGACAAGCCCAAttagtggattcaaatttgggtccGAGTGTGGGATCAAATTCGTCAAAATTCATGGTTTTACTGCATCCTATAATTCTACCAAAAGTATTTGAGATCGCTCGGATAGCaaaaataagattattcaacAATGTGTGATATGGATCATTCAACAAACTCAACTCAATCCACTTGTACTCAAGTTTGAATTTTAATTAGGTTTGTCCGATTGGGCTATCAAGTTTCCTCTATTTCAAACTggtcaatcatagttatcatccacTGAAACAAAAAAGTTTGTATTCAAAAGCAAACAAAAAATTTATCCAATGTATACCATATAGTTGTACTCAGACAAGGCTGCTCCAATGTTAAAAAGTGCGTCAgagaacatatttaaaacatgcatttcatatataaattattgattgataattttttttaaattatatttggtTTATATGTTGCATTATCAATACTCAAATGTTAATGTTATCTTATgatcatattaatattttaacatttatgtgatgttaatatatatatatatatatatatatatatatatatatatttatattcttaGAATATCCTATGATATTTAAAATAACGAGATTGTccaacatgatttatattttctataagtttaaattttatttattttttttaaaaaaaaatatttttatatttatttttataagtctaggcaatatgaaagtttttataagattatttatttatttatttactaattaatttaaataaaaaaaatatatatttatttttgaataaatattataacggtaaatttatcacataatatttaAGGGACTCTTGAAATATAATCTTACCAAATCATACTTATgccaatatatttaaaatatagttttcaTTTATTGTTTACCAAATATCATTTCTACATTCACTCACTCAAGCTCCTTCAGGAatgcatattaaaaataaaaatatgtttatcTAAGATAATATTTTAGTTTCATTAAATTTCACATTATATATAAGGTAAGGAGGCTAACAATATGTAATTATTGGAAAGTTTTTCAAATACTGAATCACTTTGTGAATGATTCGATCATTAAACATTCAATAACGTGTGAATTCAAGTGGTATGCTTATGAGGTATAGCTCATGCCAAATATAATTTGAATGTTTGATTAAAATTTGCTAACCATCAAGCAAATCATATACTCTTAATGATGTTACATAAATGTTCCCGTTATCTCTAACAAGAAATTGAGGTCAgcaattttttatcatttatggaAAATATGCAAAAAAATTGCTAAAActatattaaaacatcaagcaaaaaagaaaaatccaaaTTAGCACGTGTTGTATGCATTGTATTGCTCAAAAATACATTTGAAGAAAAAGGTGAAAGGTAAGATTGGACATTACATTGTAgaaatttatcttttaattatGCGAGATCAAGTTAAATTAGTCATGACATGGCATCATATTAGACACCATGTAATCTATTCAGATATTTAATGCTTATCCAATAACCTTAGTCATTGATCATTTTGTTATAATTTaaattcctttttttctttaGTGTTAAGATAATCAAAAATTTgttcttatgaaatcaattgtaatttatttgatctaatctatatgttgagaaaagtgtgcaagattaactacgatagcagtaagacaagtaggtgttgtgccggagtcaagatcgagatcacgttgggagttctagagttcgttggaagtctgaacgttcgtcggaagttctgccagaacca is a window from the Musa acuminata AAA Group cultivar baxijiao chromosome BXJ2-1, Cavendish_Baxijiao_AAA, whole genome shotgun sequence genome containing:
- the LOC135598994 gene encoding la-related protein 1C-like isoform X2; translated protein: MSQASLPSPFSADAAWNPAPEPPERSSPPGETCDAAVGWRTAESEEHRNGGNAAGDRGWTPAWSVPANGASEAGPVMGADCWPSLPESASRVSIRSSSLDSLMALSDGPSAAAALGSMIASSQMKLNAKSTNPISSQDHDALGRQGPNSSPNLMKRRGGTGSSSAANHGPGASQEPHFISEMPPVSVDTSQGSSPQGIADHGNSNLGRHRRDEFLPQLQSGSNNQRSGYGGNKRGNAHHRRHGSRRDQEQGGYDWSGPRGFSGRDSHMLMPLPQQRGQSQPFIRAPPPPTTAPFVGMPPYFRPFVSPLGYPEFHSALYYLPPPPPTDTLRSMPFIAHQLPHMNPPAMFLPPADHQRFMLVKQIEYYFSPDNLCKDLFLRRNMDDQGQTVDKGHATYIGCCTRFNSGRSAG
- the LOC103998832 gene encoding bZIP transcription factor 27, whose product is MAPSQTPGKAMEEVEVWKDISLSSLNQDMPSTPPLSLHYHHDSNPTSTSTYVAGVTLQDFLSGAFRVADPIPPTCCVRRPATLSLGSGQFLDCLSPNSNCSNSDGSFSSCSAGSAMIRNGAFENGDGTVVDGRKKRMIKNRESAARSRARKQAYTSELEMAVEHLLEENRKLKLMYEELLKQTMAAQPPAAKKRKLQRTSTAPF
- the LOC135598994 gene encoding la-related protein 1C-like isoform X1, with product MSQASLPSPFSADAAWNPAPEPPERSSPPGETCDAAVGWRTAESEEHRNGGNAAGDRGWTPAWSVPANGASEAGPVMGADCWPSLPESASRVSIRSSSLDSLMALSDGPSAAAALGSMIASSQMKLNAKSTNPISSQDHDALGRQGPNSSPNLMKRRGGTGSSSAANHGPGASQEPHFISEMPPVSVDTSQGSSPQGIADHGNSNLGRHRRDEFLPQLQSGSNNQRSGYGGNKRGNAHHRRHGSRRDQEQGGYDWSGPRGFSGRDSHMLMPLPQQRGQSQPFIRAPPPPTTAPFVGMPPYFRPFVSPLGYPEFHSALYYLPPPPPTDTLRSMPFIAHQLPHMNPPAMFLPPADHQRFMLVKQIEYYFSPDNLCKDLFLRRNMDDQGWVPISLIASFNRVKQLTRDMPHILDAVRGSTVVEVQGEKIRKRGDWMKWMMPPTPNQYDLASGSQSPLTPGYDSVIAHMHTFGLDEGSSHHSMS